The Flavobacterium faecale genome has a segment encoding these proteins:
- a CDS encoding polysaccharide lyase family 7 protein: MMKLQFSKSLLFATMAVATVGYSQEANDTKNVANIDLSHWTVTTPAENLDKPGKTLDLKYPEILDFATNEATNKYMYEDKKDKSIVFYAFPSGTSTANSHYSRSELRETMKVGDSDTNWTFAQGGYLKGTFKVQEVSKEDDGKYSRIIVAQIHGRLTDEQRDLIGQKDNNAAPILKIYWDKGKIRVKTKVLKDKNASLKDILPADAWGDDEGRDFKEKVDFDRFTLEVKVSDGRLEVILNGGESFVYDDISIKKWGVFENYFKAGNYFQSKNPDSFAKVKIYSLKASH; encoded by the coding sequence ATGATGAAATTACAATTTTCAAAATCTCTTCTATTTGCTACAATGGCAGTCGCAACTGTAGGGTATAGCCAAGAGGCAAACGACACGAAGAATGTAGCCAACATTGACTTATCACATTGGACAGTAACTACACCGGCAGAAAATCTTGATAAACCAGGAAAAACCTTGGATTTAAAATACCCTGAAATTTTAGATTTTGCCACAAATGAGGCAACTAATAAGTACATGTACGAAGACAAAAAAGACAAATCAATTGTTTTCTATGCTTTTCCATCAGGTACCTCTACTGCAAACAGTCATTATTCGAGATCGGAGCTTAGAGAAACGATGAAGGTTGGTGACTCAGATACCAACTGGACATTTGCTCAAGGTGGCTATTTAAAAGGAACATTCAAAGTCCAAGAGGTTTCGAAAGAAGATGATGGTAAATACAGCCGCATAATTGTTGCACAAATCCATGGTCGATTGACAGATGAACAACGTGATCTAATAGGTCAAAAAGATAATAATGCTGCTCCAATATTAAAAATCTATTGGGACAAAGGAAAAATTAGAGTAAAAACAAAGGTATTAAAAGACAAGAATGCTTCATTAAAAGATATCCTTCCTGCAGACGCATGGGGAGATGATGAAGGTAGAGATTTTAAAGAAAAAGTTGATTTTGATAGATTCACTCTTGAGGTTAAAGTTTCAGATGGTCGTTTGGAGGTGATTTTAAATGGAGGAGAATCATTTGTGTATGATGATATTAGCATCAAAAAATGGGGAGTATTTGAAAATTATTTCAAAGCAGGAAACTATTTTCAATCAAAAAACCCAGATTCTTTTGCTAAGGTCAAGATATATTCTTTGAAAGCATCTCATTAA
- a CDS encoding heparinase II/III domain-containing protein, producing MTYTRKNNWLGTFVLGLVLLVCQNGIAQGHPRLVLTQKGVKEIRSKLGTVPLFDASVAEVKKEVDAEILHGIEVPIPKDFSGGYTHERHKKNWLIIQKAGVLYQILGDKKYAVYVKDMLMAYTKLYPTLPLHPQERSYARGKLFWQALNDSNWLVYVSQAYDCVYDFIGAKDRAIIEKELFKPYADFISIGSPQFFNRVHNHSTWGNVAVGMIALVMDDNELLDRALHGLKEDTLPVGMKDNDGGLIKKPGQKTGFLANVDEPFSPDGYYNEGPYYQRYAMYPFMVFAEALQNTKPELKIFEYKNGILNKSIYALLNLTNSAGEFFPLNDGQKGMSYYSRELVSAVDIAYLYDGRDPSLLSIAEKQGRVQLDNSGMAVALGIKNKLTKPFIKKSIDLSDGSDGQEGGVAIIRNKIKDNELTLVMKYAAQGSSHGHFDKLSFSYYQNSDEILQDYGLARFVNIEQKGGGNYLKENATWAKQTIAHNTIIQNETSHFKGDFEIGNLYASKKYLYDVYNPKVQIISAIEDNAYPGTHMQRSMVLWDLEGYEKPLLLDIFQVDSKTANQYDLPFNYLGQMMTANFKYESPKTLEPLGTAFGYQHLWKEGFGVAAEANTKFSWLYDGSFYTMTSATSAGDELILARLGANDPNFNLRRDASVIIRKKNIKKTTFVNVIESHGSYSPVTENAVNAFSAIANVEKAYEDEKYVAVAIKNTNGSVGLFILATEDNSTTAQHTLTVKDQTYSWVGAHYSTLIK from the coding sequence ATGACGTATACTAGAAAGAATAATTGGTTAGGAACATTTGTGTTGGGATTGGTTTTGTTGGTTTGTCAGAACGGCATTGCGCAAGGGCACCCACGATTGGTTTTAACCCAAAAGGGAGTAAAAGAAATTAGATCAAAATTGGGTACAGTGCCACTTTTTGATGCCTCAGTAGCTGAGGTGAAAAAAGAGGTTGATGCCGAAATTTTGCACGGCATCGAAGTACCAATTCCTAAAGATTTCTCAGGTGGATATACGCATGAGAGACATAAAAAAAACTGGCTTATCATTCAAAAAGCAGGTGTTTTGTACCAAATTCTGGGAGACAAAAAGTATGCAGTATATGTAAAGGATATGTTGATGGCTTATACCAAACTATATCCTACCTTGCCTTTGCACCCGCAAGAACGTTCTTATGCTCGTGGAAAATTGTTTTGGCAAGCCTTAAATGATTCAAATTGGCTAGTTTATGTAAGTCAAGCCTATGACTGTGTCTATGATTTTATTGGAGCCAAAGACAGAGCTATTATCGAAAAAGAATTGTTCAAACCATATGCTGATTTTATTTCCATTGGCTCTCCGCAATTCTTTAATAGAGTGCACAATCATAGTACATGGGGAAATGTTGCTGTGGGGATGATTGCCTTGGTTATGGATGATAACGAATTGTTGGATAGAGCTTTGCATGGCTTGAAAGAGGATACCTTGCCTGTAGGGATGAAAGATAATGACGGTGGATTAATTAAGAAACCAGGACAAAAAACAGGTTTTCTTGCGAATGTTGACGAACCTTTTTCTCCAGATGGATATTATAATGAAGGACCATATTATCAGAGATATGCAATGTACCCTTTTATGGTTTTTGCAGAAGCATTACAAAACACCAAACCAGAACTTAAAATTTTTGAGTATAAAAACGGAATACTAAATAAATCGATTTATGCTTTGCTTAATTTGACTAATTCTGCGGGAGAATTTTTTCCTTTGAACGATGGTCAAAAAGGAATGTCGTATTACTCTAGAGAATTAGTTTCAGCAGTTGATATCGCTTATTTATATGATGGTAGAGATCCTTCGTTACTTTCTATTGCAGAAAAGCAGGGTCGCGTGCAGTTGGATAATTCAGGTATGGCAGTAGCACTCGGAATTAAAAATAAATTGACAAAACCTTTTATCAAAAAATCAATTGATTTATCTGATGGTTCAGATGGGCAAGAAGGTGGTGTGGCTATTATTCGAAATAAAATCAAAGACAATGAATTGACTTTGGTGATGAAATATGCCGCTCAAGGGTCTAGTCATGGTCATTTTGATAAATTATCATTTTCATATTATCAAAATAGCGACGAAATACTGCAGGATTACGGTTTGGCTCGTTTTGTAAATATCGAACAAAAAGGGGGAGGTAATTATTTAAAAGAAAATGCTACTTGGGCAAAACAAACCATCGCTCACAACACCATTATCCAAAATGAAACTTCGCATTTTAAAGGCGACTTTGAAATAGGAAATCTATACGCTTCAAAGAAATATTTGTATGACGTTTACAATCCAAAAGTTCAAATTATAAGTGCTATTGAGGATAATGCCTATCCAGGTACTCATATGCAACGTTCGATGGTTTTATGGGACTTAGAAGGATATGAAAAACCATTGTTGTTGGATATTTTTCAGGTGGATTCAAAAACAGCCAATCAATACGATTTACCGTTTAACTACTTGGGTCAAATGATGACGGCTAATTTTAAATATGAGTCCCCAAAAACGTTGGAGCCTCTTGGTACTGCTTTTGGTTACCAACATTTATGGAAAGAAGGTTTTGGTGTGGCAGCTGAAGCAAATACAAAGTTTTCATGGTTGTATGATGGTAGTTTTTACACGATGACTTCTGCGACTAGTGCGGGAGACGAATTAATATTGGCTAGGTTGGGAGCAAACGATCCTAATTTTAATTTAAGAAGAGACGCTTCGGTTATTATTAGAAAAAAGAACATAAAAAAGACAACTTTTGTAAACGTTATTGAGTCACATGGTAGTTATAGCCCCGTGACCGAGAATGCCGTAAATGCTTTCAGTGCAATTGCAAATGTTGAAAAAGCATATGAAGACGAAAAATATGTAGCCGTTGCAATTAAAAATACTAATGGATCAGTTGGTTTATTTATCCTAGCTACAGAAGATAATTCGACTACAGCACAACACACATTGACAGTTAAAGATCAAACCTATAGTTGGGTTGGAGCTCATTACAGTACATTGATTAAGTAA
- a CDS encoding DUF1800 domain-containing protein, producing the protein MLIKYQKTKPFVHHNSGNAMSQTLNRRKLFTLVLKNFKTTLSKRDPLFEKYSRKIFKGRKYQSANNLTARVAPVTSGLQPYTGVWGKAQALHLLKRTGFGHKKNDLDNLLTISMSDAVATILTIDSTPPSPPVNGYNNLVPDENGLPYGADWTTDILLSGQGTTNRQRNLSLAQWIFGLTVNQGASIKAKLSLFWYHFIPVDFETVRTSNGTHSARLLHSFTKMYYDNPLVNFKTLIRTMATQPAMMYYLNNNSNSKTSPDENFAREIMELFTLGKDPLSQYTEADVVQAAKVLTGWRVSNLTTVNPDTTFNSSLHETSTKQFSSFFNTTTISNTGATELDAFIDMLFSKSQVVSEYICRRIYRYFVYYDIDSSIEATIITPLAQAFVANNWNILPVLEQLFKSQHFYDIANRGVYIKSPFDLVIGSLRTFNLNHTVADATNYEAQYRVWNYFNSSILVGLEQSIGSVPNVSGYPAFYQNPSFHEYWINSSTTQKRFDFLNKIFNGYNLNYNGLITRIEVDLIAFIQQFDAATCADPDLLVSECIAYLLPIDLSLEQKNVIKTQSLLSNQTTNNYWTAAWNLYLSNPTNTTNKNTVKSRLKTLLVTITQLAEYQLM; encoded by the coding sequence ATGCTTATTAAATACCAAAAAACCAAACCATTCGTACATCATAATTCAGGTAATGCTATGTCCCAAACTTTAAACCGCCGGAAACTTTTTACTCTTGTTTTAAAAAATTTCAAAACTACGCTATCAAAGAGAGATCCTTTATTCGAAAAGTATTCTCGAAAAATTTTTAAAGGTCGAAAATACCAAAGCGCAAACAATTTGACAGCGCGAGTTGCACCCGTAACTAGTGGATTACAGCCTTACACAGGTGTATGGGGAAAAGCACAAGCACTACATTTATTAAAAAGAACAGGTTTTGGACATAAAAAAAATGACCTAGACAACTTGCTCACTATATCCATGAGTGACGCGGTAGCCACCATTTTGACAATAGACAGCACACCACCATCACCACCAGTAAACGGATATAATAATTTGGTCCCAGATGAAAATGGCCTCCCTTACGGTGCCGATTGGACGACGGACATTCTACTAAGTGGACAAGGAACAACCAACCGACAACGTAATCTTTCTTTAGCACAATGGATTTTTGGATTAACCGTAAATCAAGGTGCAAGTATCAAGGCCAAATTATCATTGTTTTGGTACCACTTTATCCCGGTTGATTTTGAAACCGTTCGGACATCAAATGGTACTCATTCTGCTAGATTATTACATTCTTTTACCAAAATGTATTATGACAATCCGCTTGTGAATTTCAAAACACTCATTCGAACCATGGCGACACAACCTGCAATGATGTATTATTTGAATAATAATTCGAACTCAAAAACGTCTCCAGATGAAAATTTTGCTCGGGAGATTATGGAATTATTCACGCTAGGAAAAGACCCTTTGAGCCAGTACACTGAAGCCGATGTGGTACAAGCCGCAAAGGTTTTAACTGGTTGGCGAGTTTCAAATTTGACCACGGTTAATCCAGACACTACTTTCAATAGCAGTTTACACGAGACAAGTACAAAACAATTTTCTTCATTTTTCAATACTACAACAATATCCAACACAGGTGCAACAGAACTTGATGCTTTTATCGATATGCTCTTTTCAAAATCTCAAGTGGTTTCTGAGTATATCTGCCGTCGTATCTATCGTTACTTTGTGTATTATGACATCGATTCTTCGATAGAAGCCACAATTATTACTCCTTTGGCACAAGCTTTTGTGGCTAATAATTGGAATATTTTACCCGTGCTAGAGCAACTTTTTAAAAGCCAACATTTTTATGATATTGCCAATAGAGGTGTTTATATCAAATCTCCTTTTGACTTGGTAATTGGTAGTTTACGCACCTTTAACCTAAATCATACCGTTGCCGACGCTACCAACTACGAAGCACAATATAGAGTGTGGAATTACTTTAACAGTTCAATATTGGTAGGACTAGAACAAAGCATAGGATCGGTGCCAAACGTTTCGGGCTACCCTGCTTTTTATCAAAATCCCTCTTTTCATGAATATTGGATCAATTCAAGTACTACGCAAAAACGCTTTGATTTTTTGAATAAAATTTTTAACGGTTACAATTTAAATTATAACGGACTAATTACCCGAATCGAAGTGGATTTAATCGCCTTTATTCAGCAATTTGATGCTGCAACTTGTGCCGATCCCGACTTATTGGTTTCTGAATGTATTGCCTATTTACTGCCAATCGATTTGAGTTTGGAACAAAAAAATGTAATAAAAACACAATCCTTACTTTCGAATCAAACAACAAATAACTATTGGACAGCTGCCTGGAATCTCTACCTCAGCAACCCCACAAACACGACCAATAAAAACACCGTCAAGTCACGATTAAAAACATTACTCGTGACGATCACACAATTAGCAGAATATCAATTAATGTAA
- a CDS encoding DMP19 family protein, translated as MEFGTIIISETAANSGNPQDIINSNISVINLMREEKIDDDLIHEDAIMSYYMDYYVAQCTQGNFAQFVYNSKWNMELNGLIADGLELLGAPKHLELFQAQCKKVNLMSSVKRDKFFKSKLEGVNPIRDIINNDIFFEIEENLVELNAAFLKEHPDTQVLSVDGMFELLEEFVGREIKRE; from the coding sequence ATGGAATTTGGTACTATCATCATTTCAGAAACAGCAGCCAATAGTGGCAATCCACAAGACATTATTAACTCCAATATATCGGTTATCAACCTCATGCGCGAAGAAAAAATCGATGACGATTTGATTCATGAAGACGCCATCATGAGTTACTACATGGATTATTATGTGGCACAATGTACGCAAGGGAATTTTGCGCAATTTGTTTATAATTCGAAATGGAACATGGAATTGAACGGCCTTATTGCCGATGGTTTGGAACTGCTTGGTGCTCCAAAACATTTGGAATTGTTTCAGGCGCAGTGCAAAAAAGTCAATTTGATGAGTAGTGTCAAAAGAGATAAGTTTTTCAAAAGTAAATTGGAAGGTGTAAACCCGATTCGAGATATCATCAACAACGATATTTTTTTCGAAATAGAAGAAAATTTGGTGGAGCTTAATGCTGCTTTTCTAAAAGAGCATCCAGATACTCAAGTTCTTTCGGTAGATGGAATGTTCGAATTACTAGAAGAATTTGTGGGAAGAGAAATTAAAAGAGAATAA
- a CDS encoding DUF1501 domain-containing protein codes for MKRRSFLKTSAIATIPLALNGVPVMASSSIDSNALDLLATAAINCGKILVIIQMNGGNDGLNTVFPLDKWTNLNNARSNILMNQSSVLTLANNSTTGLHPGMSDMKNLYDNGKLMIIQGVSYPNPSYSHFRATDIWFTASNSNQDLDSGWLGRALDKVYPNFPNNYPSSDMPDPLAIQIGSTLPFSLQGPNINMGYNAPNPDALLNVINQITDPAPNSDYGSELTFLRLMKDQSNVYRTAIQNAYNTTQAQSATYPSSNKLGDQLKIVAKLINGGLQTPIYIVNHPNTSDLHSAQVDTTDKTQGSHRNNLSILSQAIGAFQQDLELMGKSELVTGMTFSEFGRRIKSNASLGTDHGAGAPVFFFGAALNTNSGTVAGTTEPVPGMVGKSPNLPLNAAVNDQVEMQFDFRQIYSSIMQDWLCMTEAQTTEVLGSNFAKIPIFKTATLDQNITDQSAFMSVYPNPIKDKVINITFKVDLNGYVMLKLFTSQGALVHQKPYKVSGSFLTANIENSLAQGIYILEIEYNNNRFRIKVIIS; via the coding sequence ATGAAAAGAAGAAGCTTTTTAAAAACAAGTGCTATCGCAACTATCCCTTTAGCATTAAATGGTGTTCCGGTTATGGCATCCTCAAGCATAGACAGCAACGCTCTAGACCTACTAGCAACAGCGGCCATCAACTGTGGTAAAATATTAGTTATAATTCAAATGAATGGAGGAAATGATGGTTTAAATACCGTTTTCCCTTTGGACAAGTGGACCAACTTGAACAATGCCAGATCCAATATTTTGATGAATCAATCCTCTGTTTTGACCTTGGCAAACAATAGCACGACAGGTTTGCACCCCGGAATGAGCGACATGAAGAATTTGTATGACAATGGAAAACTCATGATCATACAAGGAGTTTCCTATCCTAATCCTAGTTACAGCCATTTTCGAGCTACAGATATTTGGTTCACCGCATCCAACAGCAACCAAGACCTAGATAGTGGTTGGTTGGGTAGAGCACTTGACAAAGTGTATCCAAATTTCCCTAACAATTATCCAAGTAGCGATATGCCCGATCCACTGGCGATACAAATTGGGTCGACACTGCCATTTTCATTGCAAGGCCCTAACATTAATATGGGGTACAATGCTCCCAATCCTGATGCTTTATTGAATGTAATCAACCAAATCACAGATCCTGCGCCAAATTCTGACTATGGTTCTGAACTTACTTTTTTGAGGTTGATGAAAGACCAAAGCAATGTTTATAGAACAGCAATACAAAATGCCTATAACACGACCCAAGCACAATCTGCAACCTATCCTTCATCCAATAAGTTGGGTGATCAATTAAAAATTGTAGCCAAATTGATTAATGGAGGTTTACAAACACCGATTTATATTGTTAATCACCCCAATACCTCAGACCTACATAGCGCGCAAGTAGATACGACCGACAAAACCCAAGGTTCGCACCGCAACAATCTAAGTATCCTATCACAAGCTATTGGAGCCTTTCAGCAGGATCTGGAATTAATGGGGAAATCTGAACTAGTTACCGGAATGACCTTTAGTGAATTTGGTCGAAGAATAAAGAGCAATGCCAGTTTAGGGACGGATCATGGTGCTGGAGCTCCGGTATTCTTTTTTGGTGCTGCCCTAAACACCAATTCTGGTACAGTGGCTGGAACAACAGAACCTGTCCCGGGAATGGTTGGAAAATCACCCAATTTACCTTTGAATGCAGCCGTAAATGATCAAGTCGAAATGCAATTTGATTTTCGTCAAATTTATTCCTCTATCATGCAAGATTGGTTGTGCATGACGGAGGCGCAAACAACAGAAGTACTAGGAAGTAATTTTGCTAAAATTCCGATTTTTAAAACGGCCACTTTGGATCAAAATATAACCGATCAATCTGCTTTCATGTCCGTTTATCCCAACCCGATCAAGGATAAGGTGATCAATATCACGTTCAAAGTAGATTTGAATGGGTATGTTATGCTAAAATTGTTTACCAGTCAAGGCGCACTAGTGCACCAGAAACCATACAAAGTGAGTGGAAGTTTTTTAACAGCAAATATTGAAAATAGTCTAGCGCAAGGAATTTATATTTTAGAAATTGAATACAATAATAATCGATTCCGCATAAAAGTGATTATTTCTTAA